The Chitinophagales bacterium genome has a segment encoding these proteins:
- a CDS encoding aminodeoxychorismate/anthranilate synthase component II — protein MKVLVLDNYDSFVYNLVHYIEEFNVTVDVFRNDKISLEAVAQYDKILLSPGPGIPEEAGILLPLIEKYAATKPILGVCLGHQAIGQVFGSELYNIGEVVHGKVRNTTIVEDDYIFNGIDKNFDSGRYHSWAIKNVVAPLIVTAVDDDNIVQAVKHELYDVRGVQFHPESIMTPSGKTMIKNWLEY, from the coding sequence ATGAAAGTATTGGTATTGGATAATTATGATTCTTTTGTATATAATTTAGTGCATTATATAGAAGAATTTAATGTTACCGTTGATGTTTTTAGAAATGATAAAATTTCATTAGAAGCTGTAGCACAGTACGATAAAATTTTACTATCACCAGGACCAGGAATTCCAGAAGAAGCTGGCATCTTATTACCATTAATAGAAAAATATGCTGCTACAAAACCAATATTAGGTGTGTGTTTAGGTCATCAAGCAATTGGTCAGGTTTTTGGTTCAGAGCTTTATAACATAGGAGAGGTGGTGCATGGTAAAGTTAGAAATACAACTATAGTAGAAGACGATTATATATTTAATGGAATCGACAAAAATTTTGATAGCGGAAGATACCATTCATGGGCAATTAAAAATGTAGTAGCACCATTAATTGTTACAGCAGTTGATGATGATAATATTGTACAAGCAGTAAAACACGAATTGTATGATGTAAGAGGCGTACAATTTCATCCAGAAAGCATCATGACACCATCAGGAAAAACCATGATTAAAAATTGGTTAGAGTATTAA
- the trpD gene encoding anthranilate phosphoribosyltransferase, which translates to MKAFLETLYQGKKLNAKDAEKLMLGVANGQFETAQIAALLSVYNMRMPSSQELIGFRKAMLSLANPIQFKQTETLDIVGTGGDGKNTFNISTLACFVCAGAGIPVTKHGNYGVSSVSGSSNVLEALGIRFTNDKKILQEELNNANITFLHAPLFHPAMKTVAPIRKSLQVRTVFNLLGPLINPSQPKHQIIGVYHPTIGNLYQQVMATTATNFSIVHAKDGYDEISLTGDAIIWKKSSKTLFQKYNRAIFKKHTQKSIHGGTTLKSNATIFTNILNNKATEAQKEVVLANAALAIALVKNLKYQEAVDIAKDSLETGKAKASLNNLIAVCNEYIR; encoded by the coding sequence ATGAAAGCATTTTTAGAGACATTATATCAAGGAAAAAAACTCAATGCTAAAGATGCTGAAAAATTAATGCTTGGTGTAGCAAACGGACAATTTGAAACAGCTCAGATTGCAGCATTACTCTCTGTTTATAATATGCGAATGCCAAGTAGTCAAGAGTTAATTGGCTTTAGAAAAGCAATGTTGTCTTTAGCCAATCCAATTCAGTTTAAACAAACCGAAACACTAGATATTGTAGGTACTGGTGGTGATGGAAAGAATACATTTAATATTTCTACACTAGCATGTTTTGTTTGTGCTGGTGCAGGAATTCCAGTTACAAAACATGGTAATTATGGTGTGTCTTCTGTTTCTGGTTCGTCTAATGTGTTAGAAGCGTTAGGCATTCGTTTTACCAACGACAAAAAGATTTTGCAAGAAGAACTAAACAATGCAAATATTACTTTTCTACATGCACCATTATTTCATCCTGCAATGAAAACAGTAGCTCCAATTAGAAAATCACTACAAGTAAGAACCGTTTTCAACCTACTAGGACCACTAATTAATCCTTCTCAGCCAAAACATCAAATCATTGGTGTTTATCATCCAACAATTGGCAATTTATACCAACAAGTAATGGCTACAACAGCTACTAATTTTTCTATAGTACACGCTAAAGATGGCTACGATGAAATTTCATTAACTGGCGATGCTATTATTTGGAAGAAAAGCAGTAAAACGCTGTTTCAAAAATACAATAGAGCAATCTTTAAAAAACATACTCAAAAAAGTATTCATGGTGGTACTACGCTTAAAAGTAATGCTACAATATTCACCAATATATTAAACAATAAAGCTACAGAAGCACAAAAAGAAGTAGTGTTAGCTAATGCTGCACTAGCAATTGCTTTGGTGAAAAATTTAAAATATCAAGAAGCCGTTGATATTGCAAAAGATAGTTTAGAAACTGGAAAAGCAAAAGCAAGTTTAAATAATTTAATAGCTGTTTGTAATGAATATATTAGATAA